A stretch of DNA from Salvelinus sp. IW2-2015 unplaced genomic scaffold, ASM291031v2 Un_scaffold5561, whole genome shotgun sequence:
GAATAGTAATGATAGTATAAGAATAGTAATAATGAATAGTACTAATGAATAGTAATAATGAATATACTAATGAATAGTAATAATGGATAGTAATATGAATAGTAATAATGAGTAGTAATAATGGATATAATAATGGAAGTAATAATGAATAGTAATAATGGATAGTAATAATGATAGTAATAATGATAGTAATAATGAATAGTATACATGAATAGTAATAATGATAGTAATAATGTGATAGTAATAATGGATAGTACTAATGAATAGTAATAATGATAGTACTAATGAAATAGTAATAATGATAGTAATAGCTGAATAGTAATAATGAGTAGATAAATAATGGATAGTAATAATGGATAGTAATAATGAATTAGTAATAATGGATAGTAATAATGGATAGTAATAATGAATAGTACTAATGAATAGTAATAATGGAATAGTACTAATAATAGTAAAATGGATAGAAATTACTGAATAGTAATAATGATAGTATATAATGGATAGTAATAATGGATAGTAATAATGAATAGTAATAATGAGATAGTAATAATGGATAGTAATAATGGATAGTAAAATGAATAGTAACTATGAATAGTTAATGAATGTACTAATGAATAGTAATAATGGATAGTAATACTGAATAGTAATAATGAGTAGTAATAATGGATAGTAATAATGGATAGTAATAATGAATAGTATAATGGATATAATAATGGATAAGTAAATAATGGATAGTAATAATGAATAGTAATAATGAATAGTAATAATGATAGGCCGATATCAAGCTGGGATCAGTCATTAGAATacctacaaaaataaaaaagtaacaatattCGATGAAGTgtgacctgtctctctctctctctctctctctcctctctctctctctctcttctctctctctctctctctcttgtctctctctgtcactcctcgctctgtctctctctctctctctctctctctctctcctctctctctctctctctctctctctctctctcctctctctctctctctctctctctctctctctctctctctctctctctcgttttgtcccccccctctctcttctctccctccttgtctctctctctctgtcgctctctcgctcggcgtctctctctctctgtctctctctctctctctgtcatctctctctctcctcatgtcttTGTAGAATGTTTTCTCTCTATTAAGTAAGCGGCTTGCGtcatctctctccattccttgNACGCATCTTTCCATACTCACCAATcagtcacaaaatcacaaatgaGGAACTATTTATGCATGTATTACAAGTAGTACTCATCTACATACCATTCATTTTTATCCCATATTTGATAGGTGTTAATACAGCTGAGTAGTCCTTACCTTAGGATCGTGTATTCCTGAGAGTTGCTCGAAGGTTTTCTCCCCCACCATGACGGCGGCCAGATTGGCTGTGTAagtggacagacagaacaggcagaAGATAGCCCAGAGATTCATGAGGAACCGCCCCGTCCAGCACTTAGGAGGTTTAATGGCAGCTGTACGGCCGAACAGGATGGCATAGCAGACGTTCAGAGCCGAGGAGAAGGAGAACACCTTATCTCTGTTCCTGCCTCGYGGCGTCATCCCAAACGGGCTGTTCCACTCRTAGATGGTCARGAATACGGCAGTAACRTGTAGCGAGACGAATATCCCCAGCCACATGGACCAGTGCAGGGGCCACATGAAGGCCCCGATGGGCGCGGCCGTGTCCCGGGTCCGTACCAGGATGCCCAGAGAGGTGGAGAAGAACGGGGAGGTGAAGTCTATAACCCTGCTCCGGGCCGAGTTTATACTGAAGGATGTGACCGCCAAGTGGGCCGCTCCGCTGAGAAGATCTCCCACCAGCCCTGTCCAGCGTCCGTTCTTAAACCCACCGTACTTGCCGTCGCCTACAATATACAGGTCGAAGTCAAACCCCATGTCCTCCGCTAGTTTCTCCAGTAGATCGACGCAGTAGCCGTAGCAACACTTCTTATACTCCATGGGAATGCTGTCGTTAGGCCCCCGCATCTGGAGGAAGAGGGACTGGAGCAGGGCTGTGTTGTTGGTGAGGGGGTTCAGGCAGAGCTGAC
This window harbors:
- the LOC112078342 gene encoding glutamate receptor ionotropic, NMDA 3A-like, with the translated sequence MDCAAWSNNQISHQRGDWRHPSRLHLRVVTLVEHPFVFTREVDEDGLCPAGQLCLNPLTNNTALLQSLFLQMRGPNDSIPMEYKKCCYGYCVDLLEKLAEDMGFDFDLYIVGDGKYGGFKNGRWTGLVGDLLSGAAHLAVTSFSINSARSRVIDFTSPFFSTSLGILVRTRDTAAPIGAFMWPLHWSMWLGIFVSLHVTAVFLTIYEWNSPFGMTPRGRNRDKVFSFSSALNVCYAILFGRTAAIKPPKCWTGRFLMNLWAIFCLFCLSTYTANLAAVMVGEKTFEQLSGIHDPKVRTTQLY